A stretch of Lathyrus oleraceus cultivar Zhongwan6 chromosome 6, CAAS_Psat_ZW6_1.0, whole genome shotgun sequence DNA encodes these proteins:
- the LOC127093043 gene encoding uncharacterized protein LOC127093043 produces MSGNTGCTVYIGNLDERVTDRVLYDILIQAGRVVDLHIPKDKETDKPKGFAFAEFETEEIADYAVKLFSGLVTLYKRTLKFASANKDKSIPNSSPATTPTSNSSQRPRPYPVQITSSENFQHSPKQAIPSRFSDHAINYSQAPPPHRVTDQSSGYGSHYSGNQYDYSRRAFGEALDSANGCSGSRSRRADGISSVSYSPH; encoded by the exons GCAATCTGGATGAGAGGGTTACAGACAGGGTCTTGTATGATATATTAATTCAAGCTGGACGAGTGGTGGACTTGCACATTCCTAAAGATAAGGAAACTGATAAACCTAAAGGCTTTGCCTTTGCAGAGTTTGAAACTGAGGAGATTGCAGACTATGCTGTCAAACTTTTCTCAGGCCTTGTAACACTGTACAAACGGACACTGAAGTTTGCG TCTGCTAATAAGGACAAAAGCATCCCTAATAGTTCTCCAGCTACGACACCCACTTCAAATTCTTCTCAACGACCCAGGCCTTACCCTGTGCAAATAACTAGTTCAGAAAATTTTCAGCATTCCCCTAAGCAAGCAATACCTAGCCGATTCTCAGATCATGCGATAAATTATTCTCAAG CTCCACCTCCTCACCGCGTAACTGATCAATCTAGTGGGTATGGATCTCACTACAGTGGCAACCAGTATGATTACAGTCGGAGAGCTTTTGGGGAGGCATTGGATAGCGCTAACGGTTGCAGCGGTTCTAGGTCACGCCGCGCTGATGGAATTAGCTCGGTCTCTTATTCACCTCACTAA